One window from the genome of Oryza glaberrima chromosome 3, OglaRS2, whole genome shotgun sequence encodes:
- the LOC127765009 gene encoding probable serine/threonine-protein kinase PBL16 gives MGNCWFKGNPYFNRVSSNATKSESPKMQSPSEKKEKDDSMLPSNAKEVEELRRESARNPLIAFTFEELKRITKNFRQDSLLGGGGFGRVYKGYITSDLREGLTIEEPLRVAVKVHDGDNSFQGHREWLAEVIFLGQLSHPNLVKLIGYCCEDDHRVLVYEFMPLGSVESHLFSRVMVPLPWFTRMKIALGAAKGLAFLHEAEKPVIYRDFKTSNILLDEEYNAKLSDFGLAKDGPVGDKSHVSTRIMGTYGYAAPEYIMTGHLTAMSDVYSYGVVLLELLTGRKSLDKSRPVREQTLADWAFPMLIQKKKVLGIVDPRLAEDYPVKAVQKTAMLAYHCLNRNPKARPLMRDIVATLEPLQQMEEDPSISLVSGTEV, from the exons ATGGGTAACTGCTGGTTTAAAGGGAATCCATACTTTAACAGGGTTTCTTCCAATGCAACAAAATCAG AATCACCTAAAATGCAGAGCCCatctgagaaaaaagaaaaggatgacAGCATGCTGCCGTCGAACGCGAAAGAGGTGGAGGAACTGAGAAGGGAGTCGGCTCGGAACCCTCTGATAGCATTCACATTTGAGGAGCTCAAGAGGATAACAAAAAACTTCAGGCAGGATTCATTACTAGGGGGAGGTGGATTTGGTAGAGTCTACAAAGGATACATCACCAGTGATCTTCGCGAAGGATTAACAATAGAGGAGCCACTGCGAGTCGCAGTGAAGGTCCATGATGGAGACAATAGTTTCCAGGGGCATAGAGAGTGGCTG GCTGAGGTCATATTTCTTGGGCAGCTCTCTCACCCAAATTTAGTGAAGTTGATCGGGTATTGTTGTGAAGATGACCACAGAGTACTTGTTTATGAGTTCATGCCCCTGGGAAGTGTGGAATCACACCTGTTTTCGA GGGTAATGGTACCGCTCCCATGGTTCACCAGAATGAAAATTGCACTAGGTGCAGCAAAAGGACTTGCTTTTCTTCATGAAGCTGAGAAGCCAGTCATTTATCGGGATTTCAAGACATCAAATATATTACTTGATGAG GAATACAATGCGAAGCTCTCTGACTTTGGGCTCGCAAAAGATGGACCAGTCGGCGACAAATCACATGTTTCAACACGAATCATGGGAACCTACGGTTATGCAGCCCCGGAGTACATCATGACAG GGCATCTGACAGCGATGAGCGACGTATACAGCTACGGGGTCGTGCTCCTTGAGCTCTTGACAGGGCGCAAATCATTGGACAAGTCCAGGCCAGTCAGGGAGCAGACATTAGCAGACTGGGCATTCCCAATGCTGATACAGAAGAAGAAGGTTCTTGGCATAGTAGACCCCAGGCTCGCCGAGGACTACCCGGTGAAGGCAGTCCAGAAGACGGCGATGCTGGCCTACCATTGCCTCAACCGCAACCCCAAGGCTAGGCCGTTGATGCGCGACATTGTCGCCACCTTGGAGCCTCTTCAGCAGATGGAGGAGGATCCCAGTATCAGTTTGGTTAGTGGCACTGAAGTGTGA